In one window of Streptomyces griseus subsp. griseus DNA:
- a CDS encoding YggS family pyridoxal phosphate-dependent enzyme — translation MTDRKAQLAANLAQVEERITSACAAAGREREEVTLIVVTKTYPASDVRMLHELGVRHVAENRDQDAAPKATACADLSLTWHFVGQLQTNKVRSVMSYADVVQSVDRIKLVTALSGAAVRAERELGCLIQVALDAESGERGERGGVAPDGIEELAAAVDAAEGLRLDGLMTVAPLAGPFAGRQRAAFDRLMEIATRLRTGHPAATMVSAGMSADLEDAVAAGATHVRVGTAVLGVRPGLG, via the coding sequence ATGACGGACCGTAAGGCTCAACTCGCGGCGAATCTGGCACAGGTGGAGGAAAGGATCACCTCCGCCTGCGCCGCGGCCGGCCGCGAGCGCGAGGAGGTGACCCTGATCGTGGTCACCAAGACCTACCCCGCGAGCGATGTACGGATGCTGCACGAACTGGGTGTGCGCCATGTCGCGGAGAATCGTGACCAGGACGCGGCACCCAAAGCCACCGCTTGTGCGGATCTTTCCCTGACATGGCACTTTGTCGGACAATTGCAGACGAACAAGGTTCGTTCTGTGATGAGTTATGCCGATGTCGTGCAGTCGGTGGACCGGATCAAGCTGGTCACGGCCCTCTCGGGGGCGGCGGTCCGCGCGGAGCGCGAACTGGGCTGTCTGATCCAGGTCGCCCTGGACGCGGAGAGCGGCGAGCGAGGCGAGCGCGGCGGGGTCGCGCCGGACGGGATCGAGGAGTTGGCGGCCGCGGTCGACGCGGCCGAGGGGCTGCGGCTGGACGGTCTGATGACCGTGGCGCCGCTGGCCGGACCGTTTGCCGGCAGGCAACGGGCCGCGTTCGACCGGCTGATGGAAATCGCCACCCGCCTGCGCACCGGTCATCCTGCTGCCACCATGGTCTCCGCAGGTATGAGCGCGGACCTCGAGGACGCGGTGGCGGCCGGAGCGACACATGTACGCGTCGGTACGGCGGTACTCGGAGTCCGACCCGGGCTCGGGTAA
- the pgeF gene encoding peptidoglycan editing factor PgeF has protein sequence MIGHHQAEPVTGSAHFAFTDRWGGVSAAPYGELNLGGAVGDDPAAVGANRERAARRLGLDPASVVWMNQVHGRDVAVVDGPWGADAEIPAVDALVTTRRGLALAVLTADCTPVLLVDPVTGVVGAAHAGRPGLVAGVVPAVVEAMTALGARPSRITAHTGPAVCGRCYEVPEEMRAEVAAAVPGTWAETSWGTPAVDVTGGVHAQLTALGVSDLHRSPVCTRESGDHFSYRRDRTTGRLAGYVWLD, from the coding sequence GTGATAGGTCACCACCAGGCGGAACCCGTCACGGGCAGCGCTCATTTCGCCTTCACCGACCGGTGGGGCGGAGTGAGCGCCGCTCCGTACGGTGAGCTCAACCTCGGCGGCGCGGTCGGTGACGACCCCGCCGCCGTCGGCGCGAACCGCGAGCGCGCGGCCCGCCGGCTCGGCCTCGACCCGGCCTCGGTCGTCTGGATGAACCAGGTGCACGGCCGGGACGTGGCGGTGGTCGACGGACCCTGGGGCGCGGACGCGGAGATCCCGGCCGTGGACGCGCTGGTGACCACGCGGCGCGGACTGGCGCTCGCCGTCCTCACCGCCGACTGCACCCCCGTCCTCCTCGTCGACCCGGTCACCGGAGTCGTGGGGGCGGCGCACGCCGGGCGGCCGGGGCTGGTCGCCGGAGTCGTCCCGGCCGTGGTCGAGGCGATGACCGCGCTGGGCGCACGCCCTTCCCGGATCACCGCGCACACCGGACCGGCCGTCTGCGGACGGTGCTACGAGGTGCCGGAGGAGATGCGCGCCGAGGTCGCCGCGGCGGTCCCCGGCACCTGGGCCGAGACCAGCTGGGGGACCCCGGCGGTCGACGTCACCGGCGGAGTCCACGCCCAGCTCACCGCTCTCGGCGTGAGTGACCTGCACCGTTCGCCGGTCTGCACCCGTGAATCGGGCGACCACTTCTCGTACCGCCGCGACCGCACCACCGGGCGGCTCGCCGGATATGTCTGGTTGGACTGA
- the ftsZ gene encoding cell division protein FtsZ, with the protein MAAPQNYLAVIKVIGVGGGGVNAINRMIEVGLKGVEFIAINTDAQALLMSDADVKLDVGRELTRGLGAGANPAVGRKAAEDHREEIEEVLKGADMVFVTAGEGGGTGTGGAPVVANIARSLGALTIGVVTRPFTFEGRRRANQAEDGIAELREEVDTLIVIPNDRLLSISDRQVSVLDAFKSADQVLLSGVQGITDLITTPGLINLDFADVKSVMSEAGSALMGIGSARGDDRAVAAAEMAISSPLLEASIDGARGVLLSISGGSDLGLFEINEAAQLVSEAAHPEANIIFGAVIDDALGDEVRVTVIAAGFDGGQPPTRRESALGGNTNKREEPAAPARPSAESARPAGGLGSVPPREESPAPAEPTPASASSESPLSPVSPPHVPPARPYQDTQAEELDVPDFLK; encoded by the coding sequence GTGGCAGCACCGCAGAACTACCTCGCAGTCATCAAGGTCATCGGTGTCGGCGGCGGTGGTGTCAATGCCATCAACCGAATGATCGAGGTCGGTCTCAAGGGCGTCGAGTTCATCGCGATCAACACGGACGCACAAGCCCTGTTGATGAGCGACGCCGACGTCAAGCTCGACGTCGGCCGTGAACTCACCCGGGGCCTCGGCGCCGGGGCGAACCCGGCCGTCGGTCGTAAGGCGGCAGAGGACCACCGTGAGGAGATCGAGGAGGTCCTCAAGGGGGCCGACATGGTCTTCGTCACCGCCGGAGAAGGCGGCGGCACCGGCACCGGCGGCGCACCCGTCGTCGCCAACATCGCGCGCTCGCTGGGCGCCCTGACGATCGGTGTGGTCACCCGCCCGTTCACCTTCGAGGGCCGGCGACGCGCCAACCAGGCGGAGGACGGCATCGCCGAACTCCGCGAAGAGGTCGACACCCTCATCGTCATCCCGAACGACCGCCTGCTGTCCATCTCGGACCGTCAGGTCAGCGTTCTCGACGCCTTCAAGTCGGCCGACCAGGTCCTGCTCTCGGGTGTCCAGGGCATCACCGACCTGATCACCACCCCGGGCCTGATCAACCTCGACTTCGCCGACGTCAAGTCGGTCATGTCCGAGGCCGGATCGGCGCTCATGGGCATCGGGTCGGCGCGTGGCGACGACCGCGCGGTCGCGGCGGCCGAGATGGCGATCTCCTCGCCGCTGCTGGAGGCGTCCATCGACGGCGCCCGAGGCGTCCTGCTCTCCATCTCCGGCGGCAGCGACCTCGGTCTCTTCGAGATCAACGAGGCCGCCCAGCTGGTGAGCGAGGCGGCCCACCCCGAGGCCAACATCATCTTCGGCGCCGTCATCGACGACGCCCTGGGTGACGAGGTGCGGGTCACCGTGATCGCGGCCGGGTTCGACGGCGGACAGCCGCCGACCCGCCGGGAGAGCGCCCTCGGGGGCAACACGAACAAGCGGGAGGAGCCGGCCGCTCCGGCCAGGCCCTCCGCCGAGTCCGCGCGCCCGGCCGGCGGCCTCGGTTCCGTACCTCCGCGCGAGGAGAGCCCGGCCCCGGCCGAGCCCACCCCCGCGTCGGCTTCGAGCGAGAGCCCGCTGTCGCCGGTCTCTCCGCCGCACGTCCCGCCGGCCCGTCCCTACCAGGACACCCAGGCCGAAGAGCTGGACGTACCGGACTTCTTGAAGTGA
- a CDS encoding cell division protein FtsQ/DivIB, whose product MAGPTTAQRGAAGRADTPARPPHIGPEERRISRRTLLILIGVAAALLTAFTVWVLYGSSWLRVEGVSTSGVEVLTREEVEAVAAAPVGAPLISVDTGAMEARLRQKLPRIDSVDVVRSWPHRISLKVTERKPVLLVEKGAKFVEVDGTGFRFATVDRAPKGVPLLELKPERSASLRRFGSDRLLREAVQIAGELPEGVAKDTEAVRITSYDAVSLRLTRDRVVIWGSGEDGPEKARVLTALMKAEPKAGQFDVSAPSAPAVSGS is encoded by the coding sequence GTGGCCGGACCGACGACCGCCCAGCGCGGCGCAGCGGGGCGTGCGGACACCCCCGCCCGCCCGCCGCACATCGGCCCCGAGGAGCGCCGGATCAGCCGCCGTACGCTGCTGATCCTGATCGGCGTCGCGGCGGCCCTGCTCACCGCGTTCACCGTCTGGGTGCTCTACGGCTCCTCCTGGCTCCGCGTCGAGGGCGTCTCCACGAGCGGCGTCGAGGTGCTGACCCGCGAGGAGGTGGAGGCCGTCGCCGCCGCCCCGGTCGGCGCTCCGCTGATCTCCGTGGACACCGGCGCCATGGAGGCCCGGTTGCGCCAGAAGTTGCCTCGTATCGACTCGGTGGATGTCGTACGGTCCTGGCCGCACCGCATCAGCCTTAAGGTGACCGAACGCAAACCGGTCCTGCTGGTCGAAAAGGGTGCGAAGTTCGTCGAAGTGGACGGTACGGGCTTCCGGTTCGCCACGGTGGACCGGGCTCCCAAGGGCGTACCCCTGCTGGAGCTGAAGCCGGAACGGTCGGCGAGTCTACGCCGGTTCGGCAGTGACCGTCTGTTGCGGGAGGCGGTTCAGATCGCGGGTGAACTCCCCGAGGGTGTCGCCAAGGACACCGAGGCCGTACGGATCACCTCGTACGACGCGGTCTCCTTGCGGCTCACCCGGGATCGGGTGGTGATCTGGGGCAGTGGTGAGGACGGGCCCGAGAAGGCGCGTGTTCTCACCGCTCTCATGAAGGCGGAGCCCAAAGCGGGACAGTTCGACGTGAGTGCCCCCAGCGCCCCTGCGGTATCAGGGAGTTGA
- the murG gene encoding undecaprenyldiphospho-muramoylpentapeptide beta-N-acetylglucosaminyltransferase, with protein MHVVLAGGGTAGHIEPALALADALRRQDPTVGITALGTERGLETRLVPERGYELALIPAVPLPRKPTPELITVPGRLRGTIKAAEQILERTKADCVVGFGGYVALPGYLAAKRVGVPIVVHEANARPGLANKIGSRYAHGVAVSTPDSKLRGARYIGIPLRRTIATLDRARVRPEARASFGLDPNLPTLLVSGGSQGARHLNEVVQRVAPLLQRSGIQILHVVGPKNELPRIDNMPGMPPYIPVPYVDRMDLAYAAADMMLCRAGAMTVAELSAVGLPAAYVPLPIGNGEQRLNAQPVVNAGGGLLVDDAALTPEWVQGNVLPVLSDPHRLYEMSRAAAEFGRRDADDLLVGMVYEAIASRH; from the coding sequence GTGCATGTCGTACTCGCCGGCGGGGGGACCGCCGGACACATCGAGCCCGCGCTTGCCCTCGCAGACGCCCTGCGCAGGCAGGACCCGACCGTGGGAATCACTGCCCTCGGTACGGAACGCGGCCTGGAGACCAGGCTCGTACCCGAGCGGGGGTACGAGCTCGCCCTCATCCCTGCCGTGCCGCTGCCCCGTAAGCCCACCCCCGAGCTGATCACCGTCCCGGGCCGGCTGCGCGGCACGATCAAGGCCGCCGAGCAGATCCTGGAGCGCACCAAGGCGGACTGCGTGGTCGGCTTCGGCGGTTACGTCGCGCTGCCCGGCTACCTCGCCGCCAAGCGCGTCGGCGTACCGATCGTGGTCCACGAGGCCAACGCCCGACCCGGCCTCGCCAACAAGATCGGCTCCCGGTACGCCCACGGGGTCGCCGTCTCCACGCCGGACAGCAAGCTGCGCGGCGCCCGCTACATCGGCATCCCGCTGCGCCGCACCATCGCCACTCTGGACCGCGCCCGGGTCCGTCCGGAGGCCCGCGCCTCCTTCGGCCTCGACCCCAATCTGCCCACGCTGCTGGTCTCCGGCGGCTCGCAGGGCGCGCGCCACCTCAACGAGGTCGTCCAGCGGGTCGCGCCGCTGCTCCAGCGCTCCGGGATCCAGATCCTCCATGTGGTCGGCCCGAAGAACGAATTGCCGCGGATCGACAACATGCCCGGGATGCCGCCCTACATCCCGGTACCGTACGTGGACCGGATGGACCTCGCGTACGCCGCGGCCGACATGATGCTCTGCCGCGCGGGCGCGATGACCGTCGCCGAACTCTCCGCCGTCGGGCTTCCCGCCGCCTACGTCCCGCTGCCCATCGGCAACGGCGAACAGCGGCTGAACGCCCAGCCGGTGGTCAACGCCGGCGGCGGCCTGCTGGTGGACGACGCGGCACTGACCCCGGAGTGGGTGCAGGGCAACGTCCTGCCGGTGCTCTCGGACCCCCACCGGCTGTACGAAATGTCCCGTGCCGCCGCGGAGTTCGGCCGGCGCGACGCCGACGACCTGCTCGTCGGCATGGTGTACGAAGCGATCGCCTCACGCCACTAG
- the ftsW gene encoding putative lipid II flippase FtsW — protein MPAEKSSAVRSRRPAPPRGAGRGSPAPRTPRGGGVRRLYEQARRAWDRPLTAYYVILGSSLLITVLGLVMVYSASMIKALSIDKSSTYFFGKQFVAAVIGGALMLVASRMPVKLHRALAYPMLMITVFLMVLVQVPGIGMSVNGNQNWLYLGGPFQIQPSEFGKLALILWGADLLARKQDKRLLTQWKHMLVPLVPVAFMVLGLIMLGGDMGTAIILTAILFGLLWLAGAPTRLFAGVLGFAAVIAFLLIWTSPNRMSRLSCMGIIGEPDPDDGCWQAAHGIYALASGGWFGSGLGASVEKWGQLPEAHTDFIFAITGEELGLAGTLSVLALFAALGYAGIRVAGRTEDPFVRYAAGGVTTWIMAQAVINIGAVLGLLPIAGVPLPLFSYGGSALLPTMFAVGLMIAFARDDPAARAALAMRRPGVRWKTMRRRVKKRSSGER, from the coding sequence ATGCCGGCCGAGAAGAGCTCCGCCGTACGCAGCCGCCGGCCGGCGCCGCCCCGTGGCGCGGGACGCGGCTCCCCGGCCCCCCGCACCCCGCGCGGCGGCGGCGTACGGCGCCTCTACGAGCAGGCACGCCGGGCCTGGGACCGGCCCCTGACGGCCTACTACGTGATCCTGGGCTCCAGCCTCCTGATCACCGTGCTGGGCCTGGTGATGGTCTACTCCGCCTCGATGATCAAGGCGTTGAGCATCGACAAGTCGTCGACGTACTTCTTCGGCAAGCAGTTCGTCGCCGCCGTCATCGGGGGCGCGCTCATGCTGGTCGCCTCCCGGATGCCGGTGAAACTCCACCGCGCGCTGGCCTACCCGATGCTGATGATCACGGTCTTCCTGATGGTCCTGGTCCAGGTGCCGGGGATAGGGATGTCGGTCAACGGCAACCAGAACTGGCTCTACCTGGGCGGCCCGTTCCAGATCCAGCCCAGCGAGTTCGGCAAGCTCGCGCTCATCCTCTGGGGCGCCGACCTGCTCGCCCGCAAGCAGGACAAGCGGTTGCTGACGCAGTGGAAGCACATGCTCGTCCCGCTCGTGCCGGTCGCCTTCATGGTGCTCGGGCTGATCATGCTGGGCGGCGACATGGGGACCGCGATCATTCTCACGGCGATCCTCTTCGGCCTGCTCTGGCTGGCCGGCGCCCCCACCCGGCTCTTCGCCGGGGTGCTCGGATTCGCCGCCGTCATCGCCTTCCTGCTGATCTGGACCAGCCCCAACCGGATGTCCCGGCTCTCCTGCATGGGCATCATCGGCGAACCCGACCCGGACGACGGCTGCTGGCAGGCGGCCCACGGAATCTACGCGCTGGCCTCCGGCGGATGGTTCGGTTCCGGGCTCGGTGCGAGTGTGGAAAAATGGGGTCAACTCCCGGAAGCCCACACCGACTTCATCTTCGCGATCACCGGTGAGGAACTGGGTCTTGCGGGGACGCTGTCCGTGCTCGCCCTGTTCGCGGCTCTAGGCTATGCGGGTATCCGCGTGGCCGGACGCACGGAGGACCCCTTCGTCAGGTATGCCGCGGGAGGCGTGACCACCTGGATCATGGCCCAGGCCGTGATCAACATCGGTGCGGTGCTCGGCCTGTTGCCGATCGCCGGTGTCCCGCTCCCGCTGTTCTCCTACGGAGGGTCCGCCCTGCTGCCGACGATGTTCGCGGTCGGGCTCATGATCGCCTTCGCGCGGGACGATCCCGCCGCGCGGGCGGCCCTGGCCATGCGGAGGCCCGGGGTGAGATGGAAGACGATGAGACGGCGCGTCAAGAAGCGTTCGTCCGGAGAGCGGTGA
- the murD gene encoding UDP-N-acetylmuramoyl-L-alanine--D-glutamate ligase translates to MGSQEVSTVDWQGKHVTVAGLGVSGIPAARALHERGALVTVVNDGDDERARAQAAELEALGITVRLGDGATLPPSTELVVTAPGWQPDKPLFLAAAEAGVDIWGDVELAWRLRGTNGREAAPWLAVTGTNGKTTTVRMLASILEAAGLRTAAVGNIGVSLLDAVLGEQEYDVLAVELSSYQLHWAPSPRAHSAAVLNLAPDHLDWHGSMEAYAADKGRVYEGNTVACVYNAADPATEDLVREADVEEGCRAIGFTLGPPGPSQLGVVDGILVDRAFVKNRQKQAQELAEVSDVNPPAPHNIANALAAAALARAFGVEPAAVRDGLRAFRPDAHRIEHVADIGEVAYVDDSKATNTHATEASLAAYDSIVWIAGGLAKGATFDELVTGAAKRLRGVVLMGADRALIHEALTRHAPEVPVVDLDRTDTGAMSEAVEHAARLARPGDTVLLAPACASMDMFTNYNKRGEAFADAVRARAETSA, encoded by the coding sequence ATGGGCAGCCAAGAAGTGAGCACCGTGGACTGGCAGGGCAAGCACGTCACCGTCGCCGGACTCGGGGTCAGCGGCATCCCCGCGGCCCGCGCCCTGCACGAGCGCGGCGCGCTCGTCACCGTCGTCAACGACGGCGACGACGAGCGCGCCCGCGCGCAGGCGGCCGAACTGGAGGCGCTCGGCATCACCGTTCGCCTCGGCGACGGCGCCACCCTGCCGCCGTCCACGGAACTCGTCGTCACCGCCCCCGGCTGGCAGCCGGACAAGCCGCTCTTCCTGGCCGCCGCCGAGGCGGGCGTCGACATCTGGGGCGACGTCGAACTCGCCTGGCGGCTGCGCGGGACCAACGGCCGCGAGGCCGCCCCCTGGCTGGCCGTCACCGGCACCAACGGCAAGACCACCACCGTACGGATGCTGGCCTCGATCCTCGAAGCGGCCGGCCTGCGCACGGCGGCGGTCGGCAACATCGGCGTATCGCTGCTGGACGCGGTGCTCGGCGAGCAGGAGTACGACGTCCTCGCCGTCGAACTCTCCAGCTACCAGCTGCACTGGGCGCCCTCCCCGCGCGCCCACTCCGCCGCCGTCCTCAACCTGGCCCCCGACCACCTCGACTGGCACGGCTCCATGGAGGCGTACGCCGCCGACAAGGGCCGGGTCTACGAGGGCAACACGGTCGCCTGCGTCTACAACGCGGCCGACCCCGCCACCGAGGACCTGGTCCGCGAGGCCGACGTCGAGGAGGGCTGCCGGGCCATCGGCTTCACCCTGGGCCCCCCCGGCCCCTCGCAGCTCGGCGTGGTCGACGGCATCCTCGTCGACCGGGCCTTCGTGAAGAACCGCCAGAAGCAGGCCCAGGAGCTCGCCGAGGTCTCCGACGTCAACCCGCCCGCCCCGCACAACATCGCCAACGCGCTCGCCGCCGCCGCCCTCGCCCGCGCCTTCGGCGTGGAACCGGCCGCCGTCCGCGACGGGCTGCGCGCCTTCCGCCCCGACGCCCACCGCATCGAACACGTCGCGGACATCGGCGAAGTGGCCTACGTCGACGACTCGAAGGCCACCAACACCCACGCCACCGAGGCCTCCCTCGCCGCCTACGACTCCATCGTCTGGATCGCGGGCGGCCTCGCCAAGGGCGCCACCTTCGACGAGCTGGTCACCGGCGCGGCGAAGCGGCTGCGCGGGGTCGTGCTGATGGGCGCCGACCGCGCGCTGATCCATGAAGCCCTGACGCGACACGCCCCCGAAGTCCCGGTGGTCGACCTCGACCGGACCGACACTGGGGCGATGTCCGAGGCGGTGGAGCATGCCGCCCGGCTGGCGCGGCCGGGCGATACGGTACTGCTGGCCCCGGCCTGCGCCTCGATGGACATGTTCACCAACTACAACAAGCGGGGCGAGGCGTTCGCGGACGCGGTCCGCGCACGCGCCGAGACGAGCGCCTGA
- the mraY gene encoding phospho-N-acetylmuramoyl-pentapeptide-transferase yields MRQILFAGAIGLFLTLVGTPLLIKLLARKGYGQFIRDDGPRTHGSKKGTPTMGGIAFILATVIAYFLAKVITGEDIRYSGILVLFLMAGMGLVGFLDDYIKIVKQRSLGLRAKAKMAGQLIVGIAFAVLSLQFADSRGNTPASTRLSFVEDFGWSIGPVLFCVWALFMILAMSNGVNLTDGLDGLATGASVMVFGAYTFIGLWQFQESCANAANLTNPSACFEVRDPLDLAVVAAALMGACFGFLWWNTSPAKIFMGDTGSLALGGALAGLAILSRTEFLLAILGGLFVMITMSVVIQVGSFKMTGKRVFRMAPLQHHFELKGWSEVLVVVRFWIIQGMCVIVGLGLFYAGWAAKK; encoded by the coding sequence ATGAGGCAGATCCTCTTCGCGGGGGCCATCGGGCTCTTCCTGACCCTGGTCGGTACCCCGCTGCTGATCAAGCTGCTGGCCCGCAAGGGATACGGGCAGTTCATCCGGGACGACGGCCCGCGCACGCACGGCAGCAAGAAGGGCACGCCCACGATGGGCGGCATCGCCTTCATCCTGGCGACCGTCATCGCGTACTTCCTCGCGAAGGTGATCACCGGCGAGGACATCCGGTACTCCGGCATCCTCGTGCTGTTCCTGATGGCGGGGATGGGGCTCGTCGGCTTCCTCGACGACTACATCAAGATCGTCAAGCAGCGTTCGCTGGGTCTGCGGGCCAAGGCGAAGATGGCCGGCCAGCTGATCGTGGGTATCGCCTTCGCGGTGCTCTCGCTCCAGTTCGCCGACTCCCGGGGCAACACCCCCGCCTCCACCCGGCTCTCCTTCGTGGAGGACTTCGGCTGGTCGATCGGCCCGGTGCTGTTCTGCGTCTGGGCGCTGTTCATGATCCTCGCCATGTCCAACGGCGTGAACCTCACGGACGGCCTGGACGGACTGGCCACCGGCGCCTCGGTGATGGTCTTCGGCGCCTACACCTTCATCGGCCTCTGGCAGTTCCAGGAGTCCTGCGCCAACGCGGCCAACCTGACCAACCCCAGCGCCTGTTTCGAGGTACGCGACCCACTCGACCTGGCCGTCGTCGCCGCCGCCCTGATGGGCGCCTGCTTCGGCTTCCTGTGGTGGAACACCTCGCCCGCCAAGATCTTCATGGGCGACACCGGCTCGCTCGCCCTCGGCGGCGCGCTGGCGGGCCTCGCGATCCTCTCCCGCACCGAGTTCCTGCTCGCCATCCTCGGCGGCCTCTTCGTGATGATCACCATGTCCGTGGTCATCCAGGTCGGTTCGTTCAAGATGACCGGCAAGCGGGTCTTCCGGATGGCACCGCTCCAGCACCACTTCGAACTCAAGGGGTGGTCCGAAGTCCTGGTGGTGGTCCGCTTCTGGATCATCCAGGGCATGTGCGTGATCGTCGGCCTCGGCCTCTTCTACGCGGGATGGGCAGCCAAGAAGTGA